Proteins from one Staphylococcus sp. IVB6214 genomic window:
- a CDS encoding phosphatase PAP2 family protein: protein MTHLKKMLYMFIYSGLFLLIARLHNASIGKWIDAHVYEFIFTSHSSVMTVIFLTVTYIGEVIGMVVLTIVLVVLLTKYQYRAEALYLALTMILARLSNPILKHIFNRERPNTMRLIDISGLSFPSGHAMGSTAFFGSICFIALRILKGKSKSFVIALSIMMILLICASRIYLGVHYPTDILAGILGGLFFLTLTQIILRKPLNLS, encoded by the coding sequence ATGACACATTTGAAAAAAATGCTTTATATGTTTATTTATAGTGGTTTGTTTTTGTTGATTGCACGCTTACACAATGCTTCAATTGGTAAGTGGATTGACGCCCACGTCTATGAATTTATCTTTACATCTCATAGTAGTGTGATGACAGTGATTTTTCTTACCGTAACATATATCGGAGAAGTCATAGGGATGGTTGTATTAACAATCGTTCTCGTTGTATTACTCACAAAGTATCAATATCGTGCTGAGGCACTCTATTTAGCCCTTACAATGATTTTAGCTCGGCTGAGCAATCCAATTTTAAAACATATTTTTAATAGAGAGCGCCCTAATACGATGCGATTGATTGATATCTCAGGTTTAAGTTTTCCGAGCGGCCATGCGATGGGATCGACGGCCTTCTTTGGCAGTATTTGTTTTATCGCTTTACGTATCTTAAAAGGGAAATCTAAATCTTTTGTCATTGCCTTATCTATCATGATGATTTTATTGATTTGTGCATCACGTATTTATCTAGGCGTTCATTATCCAACAGATATACTAGCTGGTATATTAGGAGGTTTATTCTTCCTCACATTGACACAAATTATATTAAGAAAACCACTCAATCTTTCTTAA
- a CDS encoding undecaprenyldiphospho-muramoylpentapeptide beta-N-acetylglucosaminyltransferase, with product MVKIAFTGGGTVGHVSVNLSLIPAATKKGYDTMYIGSKEGIEREMITSQLPETPYYPISSGKLRRYLSKENLKDVFKVLKGILDARKILKREQPNLIFSKGGFVSVPVVLAAKSLNIPVIVHESDLTPGLANKIAMKFAKKIYTTFEDTLKHVPADKGVFVGATIREDLKNGNKDRGYALTGFQPSKKTLLVMGGSLGSQKINEHLRAELDLLLNTYQVVHLTGKGLKDETLAKSGYVQYEFVTDELTDLLAITDTVISRAGSNAIYEFLTLRLPMLLIPLGLDQSRGDQIDNANYFAQQGYAMTIDEATLTNGTISSSLKTLEQSRDDYIKNMQSFTESYTKEALLDKIIHDGIG from the coding sequence ATGGTTAAAATTGCATTTACAGGTGGCGGCACAGTCGGTCACGTTTCCGTTAACTTAAGTTTAATTCCAGCCGCAACAAAGAAAGGGTATGACACGATGTATATCGGTTCAAAAGAAGGCATTGAACGTGAAATGATTACATCACAGTTACCAGAGACACCTTACTATCCAATTTCTAGTGGTAAGTTGCGTCGGTATCTCTCAAAAGAGAACTTAAAAGACGTATTTAAAGTATTAAAAGGCATATTAGATGCAAGAAAAATTTTAAAACGTGAGCAACCAAACTTAATTTTTTCAAAAGGTGGCTTTGTCTCAGTACCTGTTGTACTTGCGGCAAAATCATTGAATATTCCAGTAATCGTACACGAATCTGATCTAACACCTGGTTTAGCAAATAAAATTGCAATGAAGTTTGCTAAAAAAATATATACAACATTTGAAGATACTTTAAAACATGTTCCTGCTGATAAAGGTGTCTTTGTCGGGGCAACAATTCGTGAAGACTTAAAAAATGGTAACAAAGATCGTGGATATGCGCTTACAGGTTTTCAACCATCGAAAAAAACACTTCTCGTGATGGGAGGTAGTTTAGGCAGCCAAAAGATTAATGAACATTTAAGAGCGGAACTTGATTTATTGTTAAACACATATCAAGTCGTTCATTTAACAGGTAAAGGATTGAAGGATGAAACACTTGCAAAATCAGGTTATGTTCAATATGAATTTGTAACTGATGAGTTAACAGACCTTTTAGCAATCACTGATACTGTTATTTCACGTGCAGGATCTAACGCCATTTATGAATTTTTGACATTACGTCTTCCAATGTTGCTTATTCCGTTAGGTTTAGATCAATCTCGCGGTGATCAAATTGATAATGCCAACTATTTTGCACAACAAGGATATGCGATGACCATTGACGAAGCAACACTTACAAACGGTACAATCAGTTCATCATTAAAGACACTCGAACAATCACGAGATGACTATATAAAAAACATGCAAAGCTTTACAGAAAGTTATACGAAGGAAGCTTTGCTTGATAAAATTATTCATGATGGTATTGGCTAA
- a CDS encoding S41 family peptidase — protein sequence MKPKKTKTPKYIPLKYFVLSILVTIILTTVIILTSLWYWKHSTTDPSIQKNAEKLGEVYELIATDYYKNTDKSLLLEDAIKGMTKSLKDPYTEYMTTEETKSFNEDVSGDFVGIGAEMEQKDGKIYIASPIKESPAEKAGIQPRDELIAVNGHDVKGKPLTEIVKQVRGKEGTTVKLLIKRSGEKKEFSIERETIHVESVKHEKHGQTHVFKINKFQEGTADELKAAIEKAQKDGAKNILIDLRNNPGGLLDEAVDMANIFIDEGQTAVQLEKGKQKRQITTAHKPLEGIRDLNIGILINEGSASASEVFTGALKDYDVAKVYGEKSFGKGIVQTTHEFSDGSLLKYTEMKWLTPKGHYIHEKGIKPDVEVKGAAYENMTVIPTDKSFKVGDQSKYIKSIKTGLDALGYDVGQVDEHFDSTLETAIQSFQTDQKIETNGLFNRKTNEKMTEQLVKKSSEEDVMLSRTLKKLGK from the coding sequence ATGAAACCAAAGAAAACTAAAACGCCTAAATATATACCGCTAAAGTACTTCGTGTTAAGCATTCTCGTCACAATTATTTTAACAACTGTTATCATACTGACGAGCCTATGGTATTGGAAACATTCAACAACTGATCCAAGTATTCAAAAAAATGCTGAGAAGCTCGGTGAAGTTTATGAATTAATCGCAACAGATTATTATAAAAATACAGATAAATCATTATTACTTGAAGATGCAATTAAAGGCATGACAAAGAGTTTGAAAGACCCTTATACTGAATACATGACAACAGAAGAAACAAAATCTTTCAACGAAGATGTTTCTGGTGACTTTGTTGGTATTGGGGCAGAAATGGAACAAAAAGATGGGAAAATCTATATCGCAAGTCCTATCAAAGAATCGCCAGCTGAAAAAGCAGGCATTCAGCCGAGGGATGAACTCATCGCTGTAAATGGACATGATGTAAAGGGCAAGCCATTGACAGAAATCGTAAAACAAGTGCGCGGTAAGGAAGGCACAACTGTGAAGTTATTAATTAAACGCAGTGGTGAAAAGAAAGAATTTTCAATTGAAAGAGAGACAATTCATGTTGAAAGTGTCAAACATGAAAAACACGGTCAAACACATGTTTTTAAAATCAACAAATTCCAAGAAGGCACAGCGGATGAATTAAAAGCAGCAATTGAAAAAGCACAAAAAGATGGAGCGAAAAATATATTGATTGATTTACGAAATAACCCCGGTGGCTTATTAGATGAAGCCGTCGATATGGCTAATATTTTTATCGATGAAGGCCAAACTGCTGTTCAACTTGAAAAAGGAAAGCAGAAACGTCAGATTACAACAGCGCACAAACCACTTGAAGGGATTCGTGATCTTAATATCGGAATTTTAATCAATGAAGGATCTGCAAGTGCTTCCGAAGTATTCACAGGGGCACTCAAAGACTATGACGTTGCAAAAGTGTACGGTGAAAAATCCTTTGGTAAGGGGATCGTTCAAACAACGCATGAATTTAGCGATGGATCATTGTTAAAATATACAGAGATGAAATGGCTCACACCAAAAGGTCATTACATTCATGAAAAAGGAATTAAACCCGATGTTGAAGTTAAAGGTGCTGCTTACGAGAATATGACAGTTATTCCAACTGATAAATCCTTCAAAGTTGGCGATCAATCAAAATATATTAAATCAATCAAAACAGGACTTGATGCGCTCGGTTATGATGTCGGCCAAGTTGATGAGCACTTCGACTCAACTTTAGAAACAGCGATTCAATCTTTCCAAACAGATCAAAAAATTGAAACAAATGGGTTGTTTAATCGCAAAACAAATGAAAAAATGACAGAACAACTTGTGAAAAAGTCATCAGAAGAAGATGTAATGCTGTCGCGTACACTCAAAAAACTAGGGAAGTGA
- a CDS encoding YozE family protein: MKDASFYQFALTVRGRRDDKGQLAEMIFQDLDFPKYETDFDQISRYIETEGTYSIPLSVFDHLFEEYQEWLQF, encoded by the coding sequence ATGAAAGATGCCTCTTTTTACCAATTTGCTCTGACAGTGAGAGGTCGTCGTGATGACAAAGGACAATTGGCTGAGATGATATTTCAAGATCTTGATTTCCCAAAATATGAGACAGATTTTGATCAAATATCTCGTTATATCGAAACAGAAGGGACATATTCCATACCACTTTCTGTATTTGATCATTTATTTGAAGAATATCAGGAATGGCTTCAATTTTAA
- a CDS encoding PTS glucose transporter subunit IIA, protein MFKKLFGKGNEASKDVKIYAPMTGEYVKVEDIPDLVFAQKMMGDGFGIKPTEGKVVSPIEGVVDNVFPTKHAIGLKADNGLEVLVHIGLDTVQLNGEGFETLVESGDRVNVGDALVSFDLDYINENAKSIISPIIITNFADHVETHQFQEVTALEKGQTLVIDVTVK, encoded by the coding sequence ATGTTTAAAAAGTTATTTGGAAAAGGTAATGAAGCAAGCAAAGATGTTAAGATTTATGCACCAATGACTGGTGAGTATGTTAAAGTCGAGGACATTCCAGACCTCGTTTTTGCACAAAAAATGATGGGTGACGGTTTTGGTATTAAACCAACAGAAGGAAAAGTTGTATCACCGATTGAAGGTGTTGTAGATAACGTATTCCCAACAAAACATGCAATTGGATTAAAAGCCGACAACGGTTTAGAAGTACTCGTTCATATCGGTTTGGATACAGTTCAACTGAATGGAGAAGGTTTTGAAACACTTGTAGAAAGTGGTGACCGAGTAAATGTAGGCGATGCACTTGTATCATTTGATTTAGATTACATTAATGAAAATGCTAAATCAATTATCTCACCTATCATTATCACAAACTTCGCAGACCACGTTGAAACGCATCAATTTCAAGAAGTGACTGCATTAGAAAAAGGGCAAACGCTCGTAATAGATGTGACTGTGAAATAA
- the msrB gene encoding peptide-methionine (R)-S-oxide reductase MsrB produces the protein MIKKDKSDLTDIEYLVTQQDGTEPPFDNEYWNHFDKGIYVDKLSGKPLFTSNDKFESDCGWPSFSKAIDDDEIIELVDKSFGMLRTEVRSEGSNSHLGHVFNDGPKERGGLRYCINSAAVQFIPYEKLEALGYGDYIKLFDK, from the coding sequence ATGATTAAAAAAGATAAATCAGATTTAACGGATATCGAATATCTAGTCACACAACAAGATGGTACAGAACCACCATTTGACAATGAGTATTGGAACCACTTTGACAAAGGTATTTATGTCGATAAATTATCAGGTAAACCTTTGTTTACTTCCAATGATAAATTTGAATCAGATTGTGGATGGCCAAGTTTTTCGAAAGCAATTGATGATGACGAAATTATTGAACTTGTTGACAAATCATTCGGTATGTTACGCACTGAAGTTCGTTCAGAAGGGAGCAATAGTCACTTAGGTCATGTATTTAATGACGGCCCTAAAGAGCGTGGTGGCTTGCGCTATTGTATCAACTCCGCTGCTGTTCAGTTCATTCCATATGAAAAACTGGAAGCACTGGGCTATGGAGATTATATTAAATTGTTCGACAAATAA
- the msrA gene encoding peptide-methionine (S)-S-oxide reductase MsrA, with the protein MSQATLAGGCFWCLVKPFTSYDGIEGIVSGYSGGHVENPTYEQVCSNTTGHVEAVQITYDPEVISYEDILDIYFKTFDPTDDKGQFFDRGDSYRPVIFYHDSDQQQIALEKIRNLDVQGIFDKPIVTPVEPYKNFYPAETHHQDYYLKNPQHYAQYQNGSGRKAFIEKHWGNVHD; encoded by the coding sequence ATGTCACAAGCAACACTTGCAGGCGGATGTTTTTGGTGTTTAGTGAAGCCATTTACATCTTATGATGGTATAGAAGGAATTGTATCAGGATATAGTGGTGGACATGTTGAAAATCCAACCTACGAACAAGTATGTTCCAATACAACAGGCCATGTGGAAGCTGTACAAATCACTTATGATCCTGAAGTTATTTCATACGAAGATATTTTAGATATTTATTTCAAAACATTCGATCCAACCGATGATAAAGGACAATTCTTTGATAGAGGCGACAGTTATCGACCGGTTATTTTCTATCATGATTCCGATCAGCAACAAATAGCACTTGAAAAAATCAGAAACTTAGATGTACAAGGCATTTTTGATAAGCCTATCGTAACACCCGTTGAACCTTATAAAAATTTCTATCCAGCTGAGACACATCATCAAGATTATTACCTTAAAAATCCACAGCATTATGCACAATATCAAAATGGATCTGGTAGAAAAGCATTTATAGAAAAACATTGGGGGAATGTACATGATTAA
- a CDS encoding DegV family protein → MMQRIIVTDSTSDLDPSYLKEHGIHVIPLSVTINGKSYEDQTDISSEDYINYLGDDSYDLKTSQPPLGKFVEKYEELAKDDVEIISIHLTSGLSGTVQTARQASEMVDGNITVIDSKFIAWGLAYQIQYLVKWIEEGISTEEILKKLEKLQKNIKLYVVIGQLDQLIKGGRISKTKGFLGNLMKIKPIGELVDGKLEMIHNVRTQSACVKQLVSDLKPFADGSKLESVGISHADAEDFMNKVKDKLDETFEVGSFQLSHTSPVISTHTGKGAIGLIVLKEDTY, encoded by the coding sequence ATTATGCAGCGTATTATTGTGACAGATTCAACATCTGATCTAGATCCATCGTACTTGAAAGAACATGGCATTCATGTCATCCCATTAAGCGTTACAATTAATGGAAAGTCCTATGAAGACCAGACTGATATTTCATCAGAAGATTATATCAACTATTTGGGAGACGATAGTTACGACTTAAAAACAAGTCAACCGCCTTTAGGAAAGTTTGTTGAAAAATATGAAGAATTAGCTAAAGATGACGTTGAAATCATTAGTATTCACTTAACATCTGGCTTAAGTGGTACGGTTCAAACTGCACGACAAGCAAGTGAAATGGTAGATGGTAACATTACCGTTATTGATTCAAAATTTATCGCATGGGGATTAGCGTATCAAATTCAATATCTTGTTAAGTGGATTGAAGAAGGTATCTCAACTGAAGAGATTCTAAAAAAATTAGAAAAACTTCAAAAAAATATCAAACTCTATGTTGTTATCGGACAGCTTGATCAGTTAATCAAAGGTGGACGTATTAGCAAAACAAAAGGTTTCTTAGGTAATCTTATGAAAATCAAACCAATCGGTGAATTGGTGGACGGTAAGTTAGAAATGATTCATAATGTTCGCACACAGTCGGCATGCGTCAAGCAACTTGTAAGTGACTTAAAACCATTTGCTGACGGTTCAAAATTAGAGAGTGTTGGTATCTCACATGCTGATGCTGAAGATTTCATGAACAAAGTGAAAGACAAACTGGATGAAACATTTGAAGTGGGAAGTTTCCAATTAAGCCATACGTCTCCTGTTATTTCTACACATACCGGCAAAGGCGCAATCGGTTTAATCGTCTTAAAAGAAGACACATACTAA
- a CDS encoding dihydrofolate reductase yields the protein MTLSILVAHDENRGIGFNNQLPWHLPNDLKHVKEITTGHTLVMGRETYESIGRPLPNRKNVVLTRNPKFRAEGVEVIHHLDDISKLEGKVFIFGGQTLFESLIDKVDDMYITVIHDTFQADTFFPPYTFKEWQVESSLEGTVDDKNHYAHTFLHLIRK from the coding sequence TTGACATTATCCATACTCGTTGCCCACGATGAAAATCGCGGAATTGGTTTTAACAATCAGTTACCTTGGCACTTACCTAACGACCTGAAGCATGTTAAAGAGATAACAACTGGTCATACACTCGTGATGGGACGTGAGACATACGAATCGATTGGAAGACCTTTACCCAATAGAAAAAATGTTGTGTTGACACGTAATCCTAAATTTCGAGCAGAAGGTGTTGAAGTGATTCATCATTTAGATGATATCTCAAAATTGGAAGGTAAAGTTTTTATTTTTGGTGGCCAAACACTATTTGAATCATTAATAGATAAGGTCGATGACATGTATATCACAGTCATTCATGATACATTCCAAGCAGATACATTTTTTCCACCTTATACATTTAAAGAGTGGCAGGTCGAATCATCTTTAGAAGGAACAGTGGACGACAAAAATCACTATGCACATACATTTTTACATCTTATTAGAAAATAA
- a CDS encoding thymidylate synthase, whose amino-acid sequence MNPFDQAYHELCTEILEIGNHRDDRTATGTISKFGHQLRFDLSKGFPLLTTKKVSFKLIATELIWFIRGDTNLRYLLQYNNNIWNEWPFEKYIQSPDYTGPDMTDFGHRSLVDPDFKVQYDEEMKKFKNAILTDDVFMQKHGDLGNVYGKQWRDWVGADGQHIDQLKTVIEQIKQSPNSRRHIISAWNPAEIESMALPPCHTLFQFYVEDNKLSCQLYQRSADIFLGVPFNIASYSLLTHLIARECGLEVGEFVHTFGDAHIYSNHIDAVNTQLERTSFAPPELIIHTDKSIFDIEYEDLEVVNYSSHPPIKAPIAV is encoded by the coding sequence ATGAATCCATTTGATCAAGCATACCATGAGCTATGCACTGAAATTTTAGAAATAGGCAATCATCGTGATGATCGTACAGCAACAGGTACCATCTCAAAGTTCGGTCATCAACTACGCTTTGACCTATCAAAAGGGTTTCCATTATTAACGACAAAAAAAGTATCATTTAAACTTATCGCAACAGAACTCATATGGTTTATTCGTGGCGATACGAACCTAAGATATCTTTTACAATATAACAACAACATATGGAACGAATGGCCTTTTGAAAAATACATACAGAGCCCGGATTACACTGGTCCCGATATGACTGATTTCGGTCATCGTAGCCTAGTAGATCCAGATTTTAAAGTTCAATATGATGAAGAGATGAAAAAATTTAAAAATGCCATTTTAACTGATGACGTATTCATGCAAAAACACGGAGATTTAGGCAATGTATACGGTAAACAATGGCGGGATTGGGTTGGCGCAGACGGTCAACATATTGATCAATTAAAAACAGTAATCGAACAAATCAAGCAATCACCAAACTCTAGACGTCACATCATCAGTGCTTGGAATCCTGCAGAGATTGAATCGATGGCGCTCCCACCATGTCATACGCTCTTTCAATTTTATGTAGAAGATAACAAGTTGAGTTGTCAATTATACCAACGTAGCGCTGATATTTTTCTCGGTGTACCATTCAACATCGCAAGCTATAGTCTACTCACGCATTTAATTGCGAGAGAATGTGGTTTAGAAGTAGGGGAATTCGTTCATACATTTGGTGATGCACACATATACAGCAATCATATCGACGCTGTAAATACACAGCTTGAACGTACAAGCTTTGCGCCACCTGAACTCATTATTCATACAGATAAGTCTATTTTCGATATTGAATATGAAGATTTAGAAGTTGTGAACTATTCATCTCATCCACCTATCAAAGCACCGATTGCGGTGTAA
- the brxA gene encoding bacilliredoxin BrxA: protein MNAYDAYMKELAAQMRGELTQNGFTSLETSESVTNHMNERQDDETTFVVINSTCGCAAGLARPAAVAVAEQNEKKPDYKVTVFAGQDKEATETMRDYIQQVPSSPSFALFKGKNLVHFTPREHIEGRDINDLAMDIKEAFDSHC, encoded by the coding sequence ATGAATGCTTATGATGCATATATGAAAGAACTCGCAGCACAAATGCGTGGCGAATTAACACAGAATGGTTTTACAAGTTTAGAAACTTCTGAATCTGTTACAAACCATATGAACGAAAGACAAGACGATGAAACGACATTTGTCGTTATTAACTCAACTTGTGGCTGTGCAGCTGGACTTGCACGTCCCGCAGCGGTTGCTGTTGCGGAACAGAATGAGAAAAAACCAGACTACAAGGTAACTGTGTTTGCTGGTCAAGACAAAGAAGCAACTGAGACAATGCGGGACTACATTCAACAAGTTCCATCAAGTCCATCATTTGCACTCTTTAAAGGAAAAAATCTAGTCCATTTTACTCCACGTGAACATATCGAAGGCAGAGATATCAATGACCTTGCGATGGATATTAAAGAAGCTTTTGATTCACATTGTTAA
- a CDS encoding conserved virulence factor C family protein yields MEIIKIEPTPSPNTMKIVISEKRHDNQSNTFTEVHESQPAFINQVLSIDGVKSIFYVLDFLAVDKMPKADWEEVLPRITATLNGNQGIQQEKNATQEHFGEVKAEVLKFKDIPYQIKLTTDTEEQRRQLNNSFIEAMTAAQLPGDNVVFLRKWHNLGIRYGELEQIMDEVEEEMNALYPNEVLQQLVSRAEQKMEAMPTKEYHHVTLETYKQADDWKARLRMLTAFPKPTDADYPLLAHALTEEKVQLRREAIVLLSMIETKETLPYLYKGLRDKSPAVRRAAGDALSDLGFAEALTEMEHALDDPHKIVRWRAAMFLFDEGGEAQLPALKAHQDDSAYEVRMQIEMAITRIEQGEAALGSVWKQIANRKR; encoded by the coding sequence ATGGAAATTATTAAAATTGAACCAACACCGAGTCCAAATACAATGAAGATTGTCATTTCAGAAAAAAGACATGATAACCAATCTAATACATTCACTGAAGTGCACGAATCACAACCTGCATTTATCAATCAGGTCTTATCTATTGATGGTGTTAAATCTATATTTTATGTATTGGACTTTTTAGCTGTGGACAAAATGCCAAAAGCAGACTGGGAAGAAGTGTTACCACGCATTACTGCCACATTGAATGGTAATCAAGGAATTCAACAAGAAAAAAATGCCACTCAAGAACACTTTGGAGAAGTGAAAGCAGAAGTCTTAAAGTTTAAGGACATTCCTTATCAGATAAAATTAACGACTGATACTGAAGAACAACGCCGTCAATTAAACAACAGCTTTATCGAAGCAATGACTGCAGCACAGCTTCCAGGTGATAATGTTGTATTTTTAAGAAAATGGCACAATTTAGGTATCCGTTATGGTGAATTAGAACAAATCATGGATGAAGTAGAAGAAGAAATGAATGCGCTCTATCCGAATGAAGTATTACAACAATTAGTTTCCCGTGCGGAGCAAAAGATGGAGGCTATGCCGACAAAAGAATATCATCATGTGACATTAGAAACTTATAAACAGGCAGATGATTGGAAAGCACGTTTACGCATGCTTACTGCATTTCCAAAACCAACTGATGCAGACTACCCATTATTGGCGCATGCTTTAACCGAAGAAAAAGTGCAACTGCGTCGTGAAGCTATTGTGCTGTTGAGTATGATTGAAACAAAAGAGACATTGCCGTATCTCTATAAAGGGTTGCGGGATAAAAGTCCCGCAGTTCGACGTGCAGCCGGAGATGCCTTGAGTGATTTAGGGTTTGCTGAAGCATTGACTGAAATGGAGCATGCACTAGATGATCCACATAAAATTGTCCGCTGGCGTGCAGCGATGTTTCTCTTTGATGAAGGTGGGGAAGCGCAACTTCCTGCTTTGAAGGCGCATCAAGATGATTCGGCCTATGAAGTGCGTATGCAAATTGAGATGGCTATCACACGCATTGAACAAGGGGAAGCTGCACTTGGGTCAGTCTGGAAACAAATTGCAAATCGAAAACGATAA
- a CDS encoding zinc-finger domain-containing protein: MTDMLTEEKRRAIDMIDTLMADYCTQCLIKSHLRKEESKTSAHHFCIQQCSVGQRIQALGKHLQ, encoded by the coding sequence GTGACAGATATGTTAACAGAAGAAAAAAGAAGAGCGATTGACATGATTGATACATTAATGGCTGACTATTGTACACAATGTCTAATCAAATCACATCTAAGAAAAGAAGAGAGCAAGACATCTGCACATCATTTTTGCATTCAACAATGTTCTGTTGGTCAACGTATCCAAGCCTTAGGAAAACATTTGCAATAA
- a CDS encoding queuosine precursor transporter, which produces MYNELVGLGAFMLTFVLMVSMFRLFGKQGLYAWVAIGTIIANIQVIKTVDIFTISATLGNVMFASIYLATDILNDIYGRKVAKKAVWLGFTSTLVMIVVMQVSLAFAPSEADISQDALQTIFGVIPRIALGSIVAYIIGQHIDVFIFNAIKKVFKSDRTFIIRAYGSTTLSSIIDTALFVMIAFYGGPLPNDVIFEIFITTYLLKLVSTLFNVPFGYWAKSMYRHGKINDDDI; this is translated from the coding sequence ATGTATAATGAGTTAGTAGGTCTTGGTGCCTTTATGTTGACCTTTGTATTGATGGTGTCGATGTTTCGTCTTTTTGGGAAACAAGGACTATATGCATGGGTTGCAATCGGTACAATCATTGCGAATATTCAAGTGATCAAGACAGTGGATATTTTCACAATATCAGCCACTTTAGGTAACGTTATGTTTGCGTCCATTTATTTGGCTACGGATATTTTAAATGATATTTACGGGAGAAAAGTAGCAAAAAAAGCTGTATGGCTTGGTTTTACATCGACACTTGTCATGATTGTAGTGATGCAAGTATCATTAGCATTTGCGCCAAGTGAAGCGGATATTTCTCAAGATGCCTTACAAACTATTTTTGGTGTTATTCCACGTATTGCATTGGGGTCTATTGTAGCTTATATTATCGGACAACACATCGATGTGTTTATCTTCAATGCGATAAAAAAAGTTTTCAAATCTGACCGTACATTTATTATTCGTGCATATGGTAGTACGACATTGAGTTCAATCATCGATACAGCGTTATTTGTTATGATTGCTTTCTATGGCGGACCACTTCCAAATGATGTTATTTTTGAAATCTTTATTACGACGTATCTATTAAAACTTGTATCAACATTATTCAATGTGCCATTTGGATATTGGGCGAAATCAATGTATCGACATGGTAAAATAAATGATGACGATATTTAA
- a CDS encoding ribonuclease HI family protein has product MAKIYFDAATKGNPGVSACGIVIVEEDDRHSFSQVLGEMDNHSAEWEALLYALKQASQLQVSNALIYTDSQLIEDVVNRNFVKNKKFKPYLDQFNQRAQTFDLCFVKWIPRAQNKEANQLAQQTLYRATKQ; this is encoded by the coding sequence ATGGCAAAAATCTATTTTGATGCAGCGACAAAAGGGAATCCAGGCGTAAGTGCATGTGGTATTGTCATTGTAGAAGAAGATGACCGACATTCTTTTTCGCAAGTACTTGGTGAAATGGACAATCACAGTGCAGAATGGGAAGCATTATTATATGCCTTAAAACAAGCATCACAGTTACAAGTTTCGAATGCTTTAATTTATACAGACTCTCAACTCATTGAAGATGTCGTGAATCGTAACTTTGTAAAAAATAAAAAGTTTAAACCATATCTTGATCAATTCAATCAGCGCGCACAGACATTTGATTTATGTTTTGTAAAGTGGATACCACGTGCACAAAATAAAGAAGCAAATCAACTGGCACAACAAACACTTTATCGAGCGACAAAGCAGTAA